The proteins below come from a single Corynebacterium glyciniphilum AJ 3170 genomic window:
- a CDS encoding acyclic terpene utilization AtuA family protein — MSDTPPVRIANFSGFYGDRDSAMREMLDGGDVDYLTGDYLAELTMLILAKGMMKDPTLGYAKRFIDHLDTCLDSIAKRGVKVVTNAGGLNPSGLADALREKITERGLDLTVAYVDGDDVREPLRPTVPDALCANAYLGAFGIVECLNAGADIVVTGRVTDASVVVGPAAHHFGWGPGDLDQIAGAMAAGHVIECGTQATGGNYSGFNRGILAGADPMPGFPLAEIHADGTSVITKHDGTGGAVTVGTVTAQLLYEVTGARYAGPDAVLRLDHVRLEDLGGDRVRISGATGEAPPPTTKVGVSRLGGFRNEVQVLFSGLDVEDKAELFTRQLDTLEPRPRTVEYRLERTDHPDADTQAAASARLVCVVWDPDQHRIAEWGRGVVGTALASPPGTFFDGAPPKPSMYGTFSPAYVDNDVPAHTAHLADGTTVAVTPPDVTAELGSSRTDEPLPDYQTDGATRRAPLGLLVDARSGDKGGSANIGLWARDDGHYPWLLETITVDSVRRLLPETAELEVEVYPLPRLNAVNIVVQDILGQGVAHGARFDPQGKGLGEWLRSRHVDIPEDLLKHSNNSKEAS, encoded by the coding sequence GTGAGCGACACCCCACCCGTGAGAATCGCCAATTTCTCCGGCTTCTACGGTGACCGCGACAGTGCAATGCGAGAGATGCTCGACGGCGGCGACGTCGACTACCTCACCGGCGACTACCTCGCCGAACTCACCATGCTCATCCTCGCCAAAGGCATGATGAAGGACCCGACACTCGGCTACGCCAAACGGTTCATCGACCATCTCGACACCTGCCTGGACTCCATCGCAAAACGCGGTGTGAAGGTCGTCACCAATGCCGGCGGACTCAACCCCTCCGGCCTCGCCGACGCCCTCCGGGAAAAGATCACCGAGCGTGGCCTGGACCTCACCGTGGCCTATGTCGACGGCGACGACGTCCGAGAACCATTACGCCCGACTGTTCCTGACGCCCTCTGCGCCAATGCCTATCTCGGCGCCTTCGGCATCGTCGAATGTCTAAACGCCGGTGCGGACATCGTGGTCACCGGTCGGGTCACCGACGCCTCCGTCGTGGTCGGCCCTGCCGCCCACCACTTCGGCTGGGGCCCCGGTGACCTGGACCAGATCGCCGGTGCCATGGCCGCCGGACACGTCATCGAGTGCGGCACCCAGGCCACCGGAGGAAACTACTCCGGCTTCAACCGTGGGATCCTCGCCGGGGCGGACCCGATGCCCGGCTTCCCGCTCGCCGAGATCCACGCCGACGGCACGTCCGTCATCACCAAACACGACGGCACTGGCGGCGCCGTCACCGTCGGTACCGTCACCGCCCAGTTGCTCTACGAGGTGACCGGCGCCCGTTACGCCGGCCCGGACGCCGTCCTGCGGCTCGACCATGTACGACTCGAGGATCTCGGCGGCGACCGCGTCCGGATCAGCGGTGCCACCGGCGAGGCGCCTCCCCCCACGACCAAGGTCGGGGTGAGCCGACTCGGCGGTTTCCGAAACGAGGTCCAGGTCCTGTTCTCCGGACTGGACGTGGAAGACAAGGCGGAGTTGTTCACCCGCCAGCTCGACACTCTGGAACCCCGCCCCCGCACGGTCGAATACCGCCTGGAACGCACGGACCATCCGGACGCAGACACCCAGGCCGCCGCGTCAGCCCGACTGGTCTGTGTGGTCTGGGACCCGGACCAGCACCGCATCGCCGAATGGGGCCGTGGAGTGGTGGGCACAGCTCTGGCGTCACCACCCGGGACCTTCTTTGACGGCGCTCCACCGAAGCCGAGCATGTACGGCACCTTTTCCCCCGCCTACGTCGATAATGACGTCCCCGCACATACTGCCCACCTCGCGGACGGCACCACCGTCGCCGTCACCCCGCCGGACGTCACCGCGGAGCTCGGGTCCTCCCGGACCGACGAGCCGCTGCCGGACTACCAGACGGACGGCGCGACCCGTCGGGCACCGCTCGGCCTGCTCGTCGACGCCCGCAGCGGCGACAAGGGCGGCAGCGCGAACATCGGGCTCTGGGCACGGGACGACGGGCACTACCCCTGGCTGCTCGAGACGATCACCGTCGACTCGGTCAGGCGGCTCCTGCCCGAGACTGCCGAGCTGGAGGTCGAAGTGTACCCACTGCCCCGTCTCAACGCGGTGAACATCGTGGTCCAGGACATCCTCGGCCAGGGCGTCGCCCACGGTGCACGCTTCGACCCGCAAGGCAAGGGGCTCGGTGAATGGTTGCG
- a CDS encoding LmeA family phospholipid-binding protein, with product MSTSNNTGQPAAPQSWGAQSRQDGTTAGKKRSGLWWKILVALVVILVLLAAVAEFGVRAYAKNTVVDEIRSSAQNNGTELAEDPSVSFGTSPLLLGLVQGKIPSFDATIPSSLDVSYEDSDQSRPVVSGQPEMAINAKDMSTDTGDPTAGEITVDTTLPPEFLLAEIQKSQAQGTDGNGEDGGDGGDGAGLLEGLIEVTGVQMNTADNTMDLEITGGLATLSMTPVVEEGALNFRVENLQILGMDLPESMVKSLTDSLQETVNDVEGLQIQSADITEGGLSVQLHGTDVSLDDVSSSTSTFSDGGQQNS from the coding sequence GTGAGCACTTCAAACAACACCGGACAACCCGCCGCCCCGCAGAGCTGGGGGGCTCAATCCCGGCAGGACGGCACCACTGCCGGCAAGAAGCGGTCAGGCCTGTGGTGGAAGATCCTCGTCGCCCTGGTCGTGATCCTGGTACTGCTGGCCGCCGTCGCCGAATTCGGCGTACGCGCTTACGCCAAGAACACCGTGGTCGATGAGATCCGGTCATCAGCGCAGAACAACGGCACGGAGCTCGCTGAGGACCCCTCGGTGAGTTTCGGGACCTCCCCCCTGCTGCTCGGGCTCGTCCAGGGAAAAATCCCGTCCTTCGACGCGACCATTCCCTCCAGCCTGGACGTCTCCTACGAGGACTCCGACCAGTCCCGCCCCGTCGTCTCCGGTCAGCCGGAAATGGCGATCAACGCCAAGGACATGTCCACCGACACCGGTGACCCCACGGCCGGAGAGATCACCGTGGACACCACGTTGCCACCGGAGTTCCTCCTTGCCGAGATCCAGAAGTCCCAGGCACAGGGAACCGACGGAAACGGTGAAGACGGCGGAGACGGCGGAGACGGCGCTGGACTGCTCGAGGGCCTGATCGAGGTCACCGGAGTGCAGATGAACACGGCTGACAACACCATGGACCTGGAGATCACCGGGGGCCTGGCGACATTGAGCATGACTCCCGTCGTGGAGGAGGGCGCGCTGAACTTCCGCGTGGAGAACCTCCAGATCCTCGGCATGGACCTCCCGGAATCCATGGTCAAGTCCCTCACCGATTCCCTGCAGGAGACGGTCAATGACGTGGAGGGGCTGCAGATTCAGAGCGCCGACATCACGGAGGGCGGCCTGAGTGTCCAGCTCCACGGCACTGACGTAAGTCTCGATGACGTCTCCTCGAGCACGTCCACATTCTCGGACGGCGGACAGCAGAACAGCTAG
- a CDS encoding DUF2505 domain-containing protein encodes MTTHIESSTTVNHPLDKVLSALSSKEYWEYEAQNLSEVPGEVNSFSADPIEVVLFEVLPTDALPEAVRSMVSQNLKLKRTVSFGAEQDGVVNGEMQAEVKGAPVKFGAELTLTGEGDSTTLSAEADIDVTIPMVGPVIEPKVADAVRDIINNENTLIDTWIKENL; translated from the coding sequence ATGACAACACACATCGAGTCTTCAACGACCGTCAACCACCCTCTCGACAAGGTGCTCTCGGCACTGAGCTCCAAGGAATACTGGGAGTACGAGGCTCAGAACCTCTCCGAGGTCCCCGGTGAGGTCAACTCTTTCTCCGCCGACCCGATCGAGGTCGTCCTCTTCGAGGTGCTCCCCACCGACGCTCTGCCCGAAGCCGTGCGTTCCATGGTGTCCCAGAACCTGAAGCTCAAGCGCACCGTCTCCTTCGGTGCCGAGCAGGACGGCGTCGTCAACGGTGAGATGCAGGCCGAGGTCAAGGGGGCGCCCGTGAAGTTCGGTGCCGAGCTCACCCTGACCGGCGAAGGCGACTCCACCACCCTGTCCGCCGAGGCAGACATCGATGTCACCATCCCGATGGTCGGCCCGGTCATCGAGCCGAAGGTCGCCGACGCGGTCCGCGACATCATCAACAACGAGAACACCTTGATCGACACCTGGATCAAAGAGAACCTCTGA
- a CDS encoding UDP-N-acetylmuramate dehydrogenase → MVERGDVEVSSRSFAELTTLQVGGSPALVLSCRSAESVADVVRTLDAEGVPLLIVGGGSNLVVGDDVSDLVAVVLEDGGEPEIEEKTGLVRAFAGLVWDGVVAATVDAGLGGLECLSGIPGSVGATPVQNVGAYGAEVSQTLHRVQLFDRASGETSWVMPESLDLAYRYSNLKFTSRAVVTAVEFQLTTDGQSAPLRFGELARRLGVTAGEAGQDGDVRRPVAEVRDMVLELRRGKGMVLDPHDHDTWSAGSFFTNPVVDRAVADDVQRIVASTRGEQDAAAMPRFPAGPADAVDSLEKLSAAWLIERAGFSRGWHVPGNDRAGLSSKHTLALTNRGSATSADIVALARAVRDGVREAFGVALVPEPVWIGVTLDDE, encoded by the coding sequence CTGGTGGAGCGCGGTGACGTCGAGGTGTCCTCACGGAGTTTCGCCGAGCTGACGACCCTGCAGGTGGGAGGTTCGCCGGCTCTGGTGCTGTCGTGCCGGTCGGCGGAGTCGGTGGCGGATGTGGTCCGTACCCTGGACGCTGAAGGCGTGCCCCTGCTGATCGTCGGCGGCGGCTCCAATCTTGTGGTCGGTGACGATGTCTCGGACCTGGTGGCCGTGGTTCTCGAGGACGGTGGGGAACCGGAGATCGAGGAGAAGACTGGGCTGGTCCGCGCATTCGCTGGTCTGGTCTGGGACGGTGTCGTCGCCGCCACGGTCGACGCCGGTCTCGGCGGGCTGGAATGCCTGTCGGGAATCCCCGGCTCGGTCGGAGCGACACCCGTGCAGAACGTCGGTGCCTACGGTGCCGAGGTCTCCCAGACCCTGCACCGGGTGCAACTGTTCGACCGGGCGTCCGGGGAGACATCCTGGGTGATGCCGGAGTCGCTGGATCTGGCGTACCGGTACTCCAACCTGAAGTTCACCTCGCGCGCGGTGGTCACAGCGGTGGAGTTCCAGCTGACCACTGACGGGCAGAGTGCCCCGCTCCGCTTCGGCGAACTGGCCCGACGCCTCGGAGTCACCGCCGGTGAAGCAGGGCAGGACGGGGATGTCCGGCGTCCCGTGGCAGAGGTCCGCGACATGGTCCTGGAGTTGCGTCGGGGGAAGGGCATGGTGCTGGACCCGCACGACCACGACACCTGGTCAGCGGGCTCCTTCTTCACGAACCCGGTCGTCGACAGAGCGGTTGCCGACGATGTGCAGCGCATTGTCGCGTCCACCCGGGGAGAGCAGGACGCTGCGGCGATGCCACGGTTCCCTGCGGGCCCGGCAGATGCGGTGGACTCTCTGGAGAAGCTCTCCGCAGCGTGGCTGATCGAACGCGCCGGTTTCTCACGCGGGTGGCATGTTCCCGGTAACGACCGTGCCGGCCTGTCGAGTAAACACACGCTGGCGTTGACCAACCGCGGCTCGGCGACCTCGGCGGACATCGTCGCGTTGGCCCGGGCCGTGCGTGACGGGGTGCGGGAGGCTTTCGGGGTCGCTCTGGTCCCCGAGCCCGTGTGGATCGGAGTCACGCTCGACGACGAATGA
- the mshA gene encoding D-inositol-3-phosphate glycosyltransferase, which produces MRVAMISMHTSPLEQPGIGDAGGMNVYVRNVAEHLASHGVEVDVFTRATRASQGEVVEVAPGLRVINCVAGPFEGLPKESLPTQLAAFTGSVLSFVRREAGTDGDPSSPAARAGAGHYDLIHSHYWLSGQVGWLLRDLWGVPLVHTAHTWAAVKNLGLAEGDTPEPESRRICEQQIVDNADRIIVNTQDEADALVTAYDAENTDLAVVPPGVDVDRFTPGSDRATERSRRELGIPLRAKVIAFIGRLQMLKGPHILLRAAADLIRRHPEQNIRVVICGGPSGTGMERPDELHDLAAELGVSGYVRFLSPRPPEELVSVYQAADIIAVPSYNESFGLVALEAQAAGTPVVAARVGGLPLTVTEGESGLLVDGHDPADWAHALESLVMDDDLRNSMSDVAPSHAAEYSWDVTVERMIAEYRQLVDRWRAHGCSEPDVALTSLASRDPSGSRE; this is translated from the coding sequence ATGCGCGTCGCCATGATCTCCATGCACACATCCCCGCTGGAACAACCCGGCATCGGGGATGCCGGCGGAATGAACGTCTACGTCCGGAACGTCGCCGAGCACCTGGCGTCCCACGGCGTCGAGGTGGATGTGTTCACCCGCGCCACCCGCGCATCCCAGGGGGAGGTCGTCGAGGTCGCGCCGGGACTGCGGGTGATCAACTGTGTCGCGGGGCCGTTCGAGGGGCTTCCGAAAGAATCACTGCCGACGCAGCTTGCGGCGTTCACCGGTTCGGTGTTGTCTTTCGTGCGGCGCGAAGCGGGCACCGACGGGGACCCATCCTCCCCGGCCGCCCGCGCCGGTGCCGGACACTACGACCTGATTCACAGTCACTACTGGCTCTCGGGGCAGGTCGGGTGGCTGTTGCGTGACTTGTGGGGGGTTCCGCTGGTGCACACCGCCCACACCTGGGCGGCCGTGAAGAACCTCGGTCTTGCGGAAGGGGACACCCCCGAACCGGAGTCGCGTCGGATCTGCGAGCAGCAGATCGTCGACAACGCCGACCGCATCATCGTCAACACGCAGGACGAGGCGGATGCGCTCGTCACCGCCTATGACGCCGAAAACACGGATCTCGCCGTCGTGCCCCCGGGAGTGGACGTGGACCGGTTCACCCCGGGATCCGACCGTGCCACCGAACGCTCGCGGCGGGAACTAGGTATTCCCCTGCGGGCGAAGGTCATCGCCTTCATCGGTCGCCTGCAGATGCTCAAGGGACCGCACATCCTGCTGCGGGCAGCCGCCGATTTGATCCGGCGCCACCCCGAACAGAACATCCGGGTGGTGATCTGCGGTGGCCCGTCGGGTACCGGGATGGAACGTCCCGATGAGCTCCACGACCTTGCCGCGGAACTGGGGGTGTCCGGTTACGTCCGGTTCCTCTCCCCGCGTCCCCCGGAGGAGCTGGTGAGTGTGTACCAGGCCGCCGACATCATCGCTGTACCCAGCTACAACGAGTCTTTCGGCCTGGTGGCACTGGAAGCGCAGGCCGCAGGGACCCCAGTTGTCGCCGCGCGGGTCGGAGGGCTGCCGTTGACAGTGACCGAAGGGGAGAGCGGACTGCTTGTCGACGGACATGACCCTGCAGACTGGGCCCACGCCCTGGAATCACTGGTGATGGACGATGACCTGCGCAACTCCATGTCGGACGTCGCTCCCTCCCACGCCGCCGAATACTCCTGGGACGTGACGGTCGAGCGGATGATCGCAGAGTACCGCCAGCTCGTCGACCGGTGGCGCGCCCACGGCTGTTCGGAACCTGATGTTGCCCTGACCTCGTTGGCGTCCCGTGATCCCAGCGGATCACGGGAGTGA
- a CDS encoding type III secretion system chaperone family protein: MELQQLTDLLDAAEVDYEVSNEVAVVVLPGERRLKTNTLFIPQDGMFRVEAFVCRAVEEAHAEVYRLLLQHNRKAYGVHYTLDNNNDIYLAGQFPDTTTSEDIQRILGQVLELADGDFNHILELGFETSIRREWEWRMDRGESTRNLEAFQRLRPGYEQDRAAERAGRADGASAGAPSVPPTPPSS, encoded by the coding sequence ATGGAACTACAGCAGCTGACCGACCTCCTGGACGCCGCCGAGGTCGACTACGAGGTCTCCAACGAGGTCGCCGTGGTCGTCCTGCCTGGTGAACGTCGCCTGAAGACCAACACCCTGTTCATCCCGCAGGACGGCATGTTCCGTGTCGAGGCGTTCGTGTGCAGGGCGGTGGAGGAAGCCCATGCGGAGGTGTACCGGTTGCTGCTGCAGCACAACCGCAAGGCCTACGGAGTGCACTACACTCTCGACAACAACAACGACATCTACCTCGCCGGCCAGTTCCCTGACACCACCACCAGCGAGGACATCCAACGTATTCTCGGCCAGGTGCTCGAGCTCGCCGACGGCGACTTCAACCACATTCTGGAACTGGGCTTCGAGACATCGATCCGACGTGAGTGGGAATGGCGGATGGACCGTGGGGAGTCGACCCGCAACCTCGAGGCGTTCCAGCGGCTGCGGCCGGGGTACGAGCAGGACCGCGCTGCCGAACGCGCGGGGCGTGCTGACGGTGCCTCCGCCGGGGCACCCTCCGTCCCACCGACCCCGCCGAGCAGCTGA
- a CDS encoding phosphoglyceromutase — protein MSDNNHGTLILLRHGQSEWNASNQFTGWVDVDLTDQGREEAVRGGTMIADAGLKPTVLYTSLLRRAITTANLALDAADRHWIPVVRDWRLNERHYGALQGLNKAETKEKYGEDQFMAWRRSYDTPPPELEDGTEYSQSDDPRYADLAEVPRTECLLDVVKRFVPYYETSILPRLEAGETVIVAAHGNSLRALVKHLDKISDEDIAGLNIPTGIPLVYRFDEKGTVLNPGGEYLDPEAAEAGAAAVAAQGGK, from the coding sequence ATGAGTGACAACAACCACGGCACACTGATCCTCCTCCGCCACGGGCAGAGCGAATGGAACGCATCCAACCAGTTCACCGGGTGGGTCGACGTCGACCTCACCGACCAGGGGCGCGAGGAAGCCGTCCGCGGCGGAACGATGATCGCCGACGCGGGTCTGAAGCCGACCGTGCTGTACACGTCCCTGCTGCGCCGGGCGATCACCACCGCGAACCTCGCTCTCGACGCTGCCGACCGCCACTGGATCCCCGTCGTGCGCGACTGGCGACTCAACGAACGCCACTACGGCGCGCTGCAGGGGCTGAACAAGGCGGAGACCAAGGAGAAGTACGGCGAGGACCAGTTCATGGCCTGGCGCCGCAGCTACGACACTCCGCCACCGGAGCTCGAGGACGGCACCGAGTACTCCCAGTCGGACGACCCCCGCTACGCCGACCTCGCCGAGGTCCCGCGGACCGAATGCCTGCTCGACGTCGTCAAGCGTTTCGTCCCCTACTACGAGACGTCGATCCTGCCCCGTCTGGAGGCCGGCGAGACCGTCATCGTCGCCGCCCACGGAAACTCGCTGCGCGCCCTGGTCAAGCACCTCGACAAGATCTCTGACGAGGACATCGCCGGGCTCAACATCCCGACCGGGATCCCGCTGGTCTACCGCTTTGACGAGAAGGGCACGGTGCTGAACCCGGGCGGTGAGTACCTCGACCCGGAGGCCGCGGAGGCAGGCGCCGCCGCCGTCGCCGCACAGGGCGGTAAGTAG
- a CDS encoding sensor histidine kinase yields MTSSSFALLFGGIAAGLLVGIVVTVIVTVVRRRVEHREEERIRRETQHNRVSTIAQVMHFALEASPLGVAVVDLREDLVFTNRSVHELGVVDGRHLVPEVYRLAQRVFDDGEPREGVLHPGSTAVGPVFSVAVTVRRLAAVDDRFVVVYATDNSESVRMEAARRDFVANVSHELKTPVGAISLLVETMLEARDDPDTVEYFGNKLHTETRRMSTMISELIGLSKLQGAESLPDPRPVSVDRVIDKAVERSRIAAEVENIDLVTDAPGGAWLTGDEELLVTAVANLIANAINYSPDDTPVSISRAVRGQSVVIRVTDRGIGIAPEEQKRVFERFFRVDKARSRATGGTGLGLAVVKHTVINHGGNVSLWSQPGTGSTFSLEFPVLEKAAVPHEDVPDQERFTAADLLPDRD; encoded by the coding sequence GTGACATCGTCATCTTTCGCCCTGCTGTTCGGGGGAATCGCCGCCGGACTACTCGTCGGGATCGTCGTCACCGTTATCGTGACGGTCGTCCGGCGTCGGGTGGAACACCGTGAAGAGGAACGCATCCGGAGGGAGACCCAGCACAACAGGGTCTCGACCATCGCGCAGGTGATGCACTTCGCCCTCGAGGCGTCGCCGCTGGGGGTCGCGGTCGTCGACCTGCGGGAGGACCTCGTGTTCACCAACCGCAGCGTTCACGAGCTCGGCGTGGTGGACGGCCGTCACCTGGTGCCCGAGGTCTACCGCCTGGCTCAGCGGGTCTTCGACGACGGTGAGCCCCGCGAGGGTGTCCTGCACCCCGGGAGCACAGCTGTGGGGCCGGTGTTCTCCGTCGCCGTCACCGTCCGTCGCCTGGCAGCCGTTGATGACCGGTTCGTGGTGGTCTACGCCACGGACAACTCCGAGAGCGTCCGGATGGAAGCTGCCCGCCGGGACTTCGTCGCCAATGTGTCCCATGAGCTCAAAACACCGGTCGGGGCTATATCCCTGCTGGTCGAGACGATGCTGGAGGCACGAGACGATCCCGATACCGTGGAGTACTTCGGCAACAAACTCCATACTGAAACCCGGCGTATGTCCACGATGATCTCCGAGCTGATCGGCCTGTCGAAACTCCAGGGGGCGGAGTCCCTGCCGGATCCCCGCCCGGTGAGCGTCGACAGGGTCATCGACAAGGCAGTGGAGCGGTCGCGTATCGCCGCCGAAGTCGAGAATATCGACCTGGTGACCGACGCTCCCGGCGGCGCATGGCTCACCGGGGATGAGGAACTCCTGGTGACCGCCGTCGCCAATCTGATCGCCAACGCCATCAACTACTCGCCGGACGATACCCCGGTCAGCATCAGCAGGGCGGTCCGCGGACAATCCGTCGTGATCCGCGTGACCGACCGCGGCATCGGTATCGCCCCCGAAGAGCAGAAACGTGTCTTCGAACGTTTCTTCCGCGTCGACAAGGCACGCTCCCGGGCAACCGGCGGGACCGGTTTGGGCCTCGCCGTCGTCAAACACACCGTGATCAACCACGGAGGAAATGTCTCCCTCTGGTCGCAACCGGGCACCGGATCAACGTTCTCCCTGGAGTTCCCCGTGCTGGAGAAGGCTGCCGTGCCACACGAGGACGTCCCTGACCAGGAGAGGTTCACCGCCGCCGACCTGCTCCCGGACCGGGACTGA
- a CDS encoding response regulator transcription factor, translating to MSSDRPTVLLVEDEESLAEPLSFLLQKEGFGVYTAADGPTALKLFDAHGIDLVLLDVMLPGMSGTEVCTQLRAVSSVPVIMVTARDSEIDKVVGLEIGADDYVTKPYSARELIARIRAVLRRGGDNGADDGDGDDGMVLRSPRVVLDVERHTVSVDGTSVSLPLKEFDLLEYLMRNEGRVLTRGQLIDRVWGIDYVGDTKTLDVHVKRLRSKIEETPSSPSILVTVRGLGYKFEG from the coding sequence ATGTCCAGTGACCGTCCCACCGTCCTGCTCGTCGAGGACGAGGAATCACTCGCTGAACCGTTGTCGTTCCTCCTGCAGAAGGAGGGCTTCGGTGTCTACACCGCCGCCGACGGACCCACCGCTCTGAAACTGTTCGACGCTCACGGCATTGACCTGGTGCTGCTCGACGTGATGCTGCCCGGCATGTCCGGCACCGAGGTGTGCACCCAGCTGCGTGCCGTCTCCTCCGTCCCGGTGATCATGGTGACCGCCCGCGACAGTGAGATCGACAAAGTCGTCGGCCTGGAGATCGGGGCGGACGACTACGTGACCAAGCCCTACTCCGCGCGCGAACTCATCGCGCGTATCCGTGCTGTGCTGCGCCGTGGCGGCGATAACGGGGCAGATGACGGGGACGGCGATGACGGGATGGTGCTCAGGAGCCCACGGGTGGTGCTGGATGTGGAGCGACACACGGTGTCAGTGGACGGTACGTCGGTGTCTCTGCCCCTGAAGGAATTCGACCTTCTGGAATACCTCATGCGCAATGAGGGACGGGTATTGACCCGGGGCCAGTTGATTGACCGGGTGTGGGGCATCGACTACGTCGGTGACACGAAGACGCTCGATGTCCACGTGAAGAGACTGCGTTCGAAGATCGAGGAGACGCCGTCGTCCCCGTCGATCCTGGTGACCGTCCGTGGACTGGGGTACAAGTTCGAGGGGTGA
- a CDS encoding Ppx/GppA phosphatase family protein, producing MRLGVLDVGSNTVHLVVVDMAPGGPPTPMSNWKTPMRLVEYLDDEGAINAKGVRKLIKGVGLAAEMSEQFHCDEMLPFATSALRSATNSEAVLSQVEEETGVRLRILSGTAEAELTFLAVRRWFGWSAGRICDLDIGGGSLEMSVGVNELPDVALSVNLGAGRLTHDWFRTDPPSRKEIKALAAHIDETLEEPVAQLKEAGPVDLAVGTSKTFRMLARLTGAAPSSAGPRVRRVLTRPGVRQLTSFISRMTAADRAELEGVSVDRSAQVVAGALVAESTMRHLGIEQLQLCPWALREGVILRRADAADAADFDPNVDFDRAT from the coding sequence GTGCGACTAGGTGTCTTGGATGTGGGAAGCAACACGGTCCACCTCGTGGTGGTGGACATGGCTCCGGGCGGTCCGCCGACCCCGATGAGCAACTGGAAGACGCCGATGCGCCTCGTGGAGTACCTCGATGACGAGGGTGCGATCAATGCGAAGGGCGTCCGGAAGCTGATCAAGGGGGTCGGGCTTGCGGCGGAAATGTCCGAACAGTTCCACTGCGACGAGATGCTGCCGTTCGCGACGTCGGCACTGCGGTCGGCGACGAATTCCGAGGCTGTACTGTCCCAGGTCGAGGAGGAGACAGGGGTCCGGTTACGGATTCTCTCGGGTACCGCGGAGGCTGAGCTGACGTTCCTCGCCGTACGCCGCTGGTTCGGCTGGTCCGCCGGACGGATCTGTGACCTCGACATCGGTGGCGGATCACTGGAGATGTCGGTGGGGGTCAATGAGTTGCCGGACGTCGCGCTGTCGGTGAACCTGGGTGCCGGGCGTCTGACACATGACTGGTTCAGGACGGATCCGCCGAGCCGCAAGGAGATCAAGGCGCTGGCCGCGCATATCGACGAGACGTTGGAGGAGCCGGTCGCGCAGCTCAAGGAGGCGGGGCCGGTCGATCTGGCGGTGGGAACCTCGAAGACGTTCCGCATGTTGGCACGGCTCACCGGTGCTGCACCGTCCTCGGCGGGCCCGAGGGTACGCCGCGTATTGACCCGCCCGGGTGTACGGCAGCTGACCTCCTTTATCTCGAGGATGACTGCGGCGGACCGTGCGGAGCTCGAAGGGGTGTCCGTGGACCGGTCGGCACAGGTGGTGGCGGGAGCGTTGGTTGCGGAGTCGACGATGCGGCATCTGGGGATCGAGCAGCTGCAGTTGTGCCCGTGGGCATTGCGCGAAGGCGTGATCCTGCGTCGTGCCGATGCTGCGGACGCCGCGGATTTCGATCCGAACGTCGATTTTGACAGGGCGACGTGA